A single genomic interval of Mangifera indica cultivar Alphonso chromosome 5, CATAS_Mindica_2.1, whole genome shotgun sequence harbors:
- the LOC123215277 gene encoding single-stranded DNA-binding protein WHY1, chloroplastic-like, which produces MLQLQFLYLQTLNPKLCPLQSLSNSKPNPFSSISSTKNFLNIKKKKFLVKCRQSEYYEQKSFLTPPSNSSFASQNSTEAAVGPLPPRVYVGHSIYKGKAAVTVEPRAPEFVSLDSGAFKLSKEGFVLLQFAPAVGVRQYDWSRKQVFSLSVTEIGTLVGLGSRESCEFFHDPFKGRSEEGKVRKVLKVEPLPDGSGHFFNLNVQSKLINLDESIYIPITRAEYTVLISAFNYILPYLLGWHAYANSIKPDDTSRANSANPRYGGDFEWNR; this is translated from the exons ATGTTGCAGCTTCAGTTTTTATATcttcaaaccctaaaccctaagtTATGCCCATTACAATctttatcaaattcaaaacccAACCCCTTTAGTTCCATCTCTTCAACTAAAAATTTCCTTAACatcaaaaagaagaaatttttagTCAAATGCCGTCAATCAGAGTACTATGAGCAAAAGAGTTTCCTCACCCCTCCCAGCAACTCTTCTTTTGCTTCACAAAATTCTACTGAAGCAGCAG TTGGGCCATTGCCACCGAGGGTTTATGTGGGTCATTCAATATACAAAGGGAAGGCAGCGGTTACTGTGGAACCTAGAGCACCGGAATTTGTGTCTTTAGAT TCAGGGGCATTTAAATTATCCAAAGAAGGTTTTGTGTTGCTGCAGTTTGCTCCTGCGGTTGGTGTTCGACAATATGATTGGAGTAGAAAGCAG GTATTCTCATTATCGGTGACAGAAATTGGAACTTTGGTTGGCCTTGGTTCAAGAGAATCGTGTGAATTTTTCCATGATCCTTTCAAGGGAAGAAG tGAAGAAGGCAAGGTTCGGAAGGTTTTGAAGGTGGAGCCACTTCCTGATGGATCTGGTCACTTCTTTAACCTAA ATGTTCAAAGCAAGCTTATCAATCTGGATGAGAGTATTTACATTCCCATTACCAGAGCAGAGTACACAGTCCTTATCTCGGCATTCAAC TATATCTTGCCATACCTTTTAGGTTGGCATGCCTATGCAAACTCAATAAAACCTGATGATACCAGCCGAGCAAATAGTGCAAATCCCAGATATGGAGGAGACTTTGAATGGAACCGGTAA